The following coding sequences are from one Salvia hispanica cultivar TCC Black 2014 chromosome 3, UniMelb_Shisp_WGS_1.0, whole genome shotgun sequence window:
- the LOC125212779 gene encoding guanine nucleotide-binding protein subunit gamma 2-like, protein MDRAPPQAGEQPHKRSSAASSAMASSTSGHMGKHRMLAAISFLNQEIQIMQDELVELETIGGVSTVCPDVIASVDSVPDALLPVTRAPVEADWDRWFQGPQSSRSRRRWI, encoded by the exons ATGGATCGAGCTCCGCCGCAAGCGGGTGAACAGCCCCACAAGCGCAGCTCAGCCGCCTCATCGGCAATGGCATCCTCGACTTCTGGCCATATGGGAAAGCACAGAATGTTAGCTGCAATTTCCTTCCTCAATCAGGAAATCCAAATTATGCAG GATGAGCTAGTTGAATTAGAAACTATTGGTGGAGTATCCACTGTTTGTCCAGA TGTAATCGCGAGCGTGGATTCAGTTCCAGACGCTCTACTTCCTGT GACTAGAGCTCCGGTGGAGGCCGACTGGGATAGGTGGTTCCAAGGCCCTCAGAGCTCCCGTAGTCGCCGCCGATGGATCTGA
- the LOC125215284 gene encoding ribosomal RNA small subunit methyltransferase H → MALPAASASAKSIFKKLLLLNSPQKFSPARFAASATAYSAIRNRGKSKIKSEPNQQQKQKAELLVKRRTRSDRELDEDVFSKHYGDDSSAHVPVMLGEVLDAFATVNLKSFVDCTLGAGGHSAAIIQAHPEMEFYVGFDVDPVAHQIALDKINHVLDKDSGHSRSHLQVHTLVKNFKSIKTALHDIDENRSPGVQGILMDLGMSSMQVNNAERGFSVLCDGPLDMRMNPQHEFSITEGGGRQGWIKTATRVFQALRIAVNDELNTLKDSINSCFDSLGPGGRLAVISFHSLEDRIVKQAFLDIINRSDDGAKQLNHSEKLDSYKEKEAWVKQIVQGKDANILTKRPVTPSESEERLNPRSRSAKLRVIEKV, encoded by the exons ATGGCCTTGCCAGCGGCTTCAGCTTCTGCAAAATCAATCTTCAAAAAGCTGCTGCTTCTCAATTCTCCGCAAAAATTCTCTCCAGCTCGCTTCGCCGCTTCCGCCACAGCGTATAGTGCTATCAGAAACAGAGGCAAAAGCAAAATCAAAAGCGAGCCCAATCAGCAGCAGAAGCAGAAGGCAGAGCTGCTAGTGAAGAGGCGAACGCGGTCAGATAGAGAGCTCGACGAGGACGTTTTCTCCAAGCACTATGGGGATGATTCTTCTGCTCATGTTCCTGTCATGCTCGGGGAAGTGCTTGACGCCTTCGCTACCGTCAACCTCAAATCCTTCGTCGATTGCACTCTCGGCGCTGGCGGACACTCCGCTGCG ATTATTCAGGCCCATCCAGAAATGGAGTTTTATGTCGGATTTGATGTTGATCCAGTTGCCCATCAAATAGCTCTGGATAAAATTAATCATGTGTTGGACAAAGATTCAGGCCACTCTAGATCGCACTTACAAGTTCACACACTTGTGAAGAACTTCAAAAGTATTAAAACTGCGCTTcatgatattgatgagaatcgTTCTCCAGGAGTTCAAGGAATTTTGATGGACTTAGGAATGTCATCCATGCAG GTCAACAATGCTGAAAGGGGATTTAGTGTACTATGTGATGGACCTCTGGATATGCGGATGAATCCCCAG CACGAATTCTCCATAACTGAAGGAGGAGGTAGGCAGGGATGGATTAAGACTGCAACACGTGTGTTTCAAGCATTGAGGATAGCTGTGAACGATGAACTCAACACGTTGAAGGATTCCATCAACTCTTGTTTTGATTCCCTTGGTCCTGGAGGAAGGCTGGCTGTCATATCGTTCCATAGCTTGGAGGACAGAATCGTGAAGCAGGCATTTCTAGACATCATAAACCGCTCTGATGACGGAGCTAAGCAATTGAACCATTCCGAAAAATTGGATTCTTACAAGGAAAAAGAAGCATGGGTTAAACAGATCGTGCAAGGCAAGGACGCCAATATCCTAACAAAGAGACCGGTGACACCATCTGAATCCGAGGAGAGACTGAACCCTCGAAGTCGAAGTGCTAAACTTAGGGTTATTGAGAAGGTATGA